One window from the genome of Bdellovibrio sp. NC01 encodes:
- a CDS encoding HlyD family secretion protein: MSKKKIVPIAVVLGLLVIAFLVKFFFFRNDFYYAGTVEVTKVDIPARVASVIAEMPVAEGQVVQKDQQLVKLSCEDIQVSYGLARINFERSRKLLGSGNIAQDSYDQTKGRYDDLKVRSDWCNVTSPLKGTVLTKYFEIGEMVNPGAKLFTIGDLDSVYAYFYLPHDEIGKLKIGQKVSARVHEMDNKSFDGHIEFINPESEFTPKNVQTRDERTRLVYGVKIRFANPEGVLKPGMTLEWKGEG; this comes from the coding sequence ATGTCGAAGAAAAAGATTGTTCCTATCGCAGTCGTTCTTGGCCTTCTAGTTATTGCCTTTCTGGTAAAGTTTTTCTTTTTTCGAAACGATTTCTATTACGCCGGCACCGTCGAGGTGACGAAAGTGGATATTCCTGCGCGAGTGGCGTCCGTGATCGCAGAAATGCCCGTCGCGGAAGGGCAAGTTGTGCAGAAAGATCAGCAACTCGTAAAACTTTCATGTGAAGACATTCAAGTTTCTTACGGCCTTGCGCGAATTAATTTCGAGCGTTCACGCAAACTTTTAGGAAGTGGGAACATCGCTCAAGATTCTTACGATCAGACCAAGGGTCGCTATGACGATCTGAAAGTCCGCTCTGATTGGTGTAATGTGACGTCCCCACTTAAAGGAACGGTGCTTACAAAATATTTCGAAATCGGCGAGATGGTGAATCCCGGTGCGAAGCTCTTTACGATCGGGGATCTGGATTCTGTCTATGCGTATTTTTATTTGCCTCATGACGAAATTGGAAAATTGAAAATCGGGCAAAAAGTTTCCGCCCGCGTGCACGAGATGGACAATAAAAGTTTCGATGGTCACATCGAGTTCATCAATCCTGAATCAGAATTTACACCGAAGAATGTGCAAACGCGTGATGAGCGCACGCGTCTGGTTTACGGTGTGAAAATTCGTTTCGCGAATCCTGAAGGAGTCTTGAAGCCTGGAATGACTTTGGAGTGGAAAGGCGAGGGCTGA
- a CDS encoding glycosyltransferase family 9 protein, giving the protein MPYRKILVIKTRAIGDTVIWTSALAALRKAYPEAEIHALTYGMNRDILLNSLLIDKLHLVDAKSKTDFVKKLWQLRKEKFDLLLGFHVSGSLCKFAWLTGAKEIVLHHHSLQRTPFLSSKKVPHAGELEDAITRDYRVLEAIGLPATKHELTQIDLKSEEKEFAQKLTREKIIAAGGDPDKKRFVFLPGASYSLKIYPKDLWVQTVKKIRDEGVFQPLVLCDQKLSKEWNMPALCKELGVPLIDDVSLRQFISLISTGAITLSNDSSPGHISVALDVRTHFLFGPACIGDWFCYDPNRHTYHRVDVPCRIQGPRDREQFQFCTVTECSHHSCMRKIDLSGIKAW; this is encoded by the coding sequence ATGCCTTACCGAAAAATCCTTGTCATTAAAACTCGCGCGATCGGCGATACGGTTATTTGGACCTCAGCTCTCGCGGCGTTGCGTAAGGCTTATCCTGAAGCGGAAATTCATGCCCTCACCTATGGGATGAACCGCGACATCCTGTTGAATAGCTTGTTGATTGATAAGCTTCACCTGGTTGATGCAAAGTCCAAAACTGATTTCGTAAAAAAACTTTGGCAGCTACGTAAAGAGAAATTTGACCTGCTTTTGGGTTTCCACGTTTCTGGCAGCCTGTGCAAATTTGCCTGGTTAACAGGCGCAAAAGAGATCGTTCTTCATCACCACAGCCTGCAAAGAACGCCATTTTTGTCGTCAAAGAAAGTTCCTCATGCGGGCGAACTTGAAGACGCAATCACACGCGACTACCGCGTTTTGGAAGCCATCGGCTTACCGGCTACAAAACACGAACTGACGCAAATTGATTTAAAATCTGAAGAAAAAGAATTCGCCCAAAAACTGACTCGCGAAAAAATCATTGCCGCTGGTGGCGATCCAGACAAAAAGCGCTTCGTATTTCTTCCGGGCGCATCGTATTCATTGAAAATTTACCCTAAAGATTTGTGGGTTCAGACGGTTAAAAAGATTCGCGATGAGGGCGTTTTTCAGCCTCTTGTTTTGTGTGATCAAAAACTCTCAAAAGAATGGAACATGCCTGCCTTATGTAAAGAGCTTGGCGTGCCATTGATTGATGACGTGAGCCTTCGTCAGTTCATTTCATTGATTTCAACGGGTGCAATCACACTTTCAAACGATTCAAGCCCTGGACATATTTCTGTGGCTTTAGATGTGCGCACGCATTTCTTATTTGGTCCGGCATGTATCGGCGATTGGTTCTGTTACGATCCAAACAGACACACCTATCACCGCGTCGATGTACCTTGTCGCATTCAAGGTCCGCGCGACCGCGAACAATTCCAATTCTGCACAGTCACAGAATGCAGCCATCACAGCTGCATGCGTAAGATAGATTTATCGGGAATAAAAGCGTGGTAG
- a CDS encoding FeoA family protein — translation MTLLDSILKPGHVVEIQSLGGDSVVRERLHEMGLRTGMMITILGRAPFGGPLLVRFNTSFLALRNEEAQCATVSLK, via the coding sequence ATGACCTTACTCGATTCAATTCTTAAACCTGGGCACGTTGTCGAAATCCAAAGTTTGGGCGGAGATTCTGTCGTTCGTGAACGCTTGCACGAAATGGGTTTAAGAACAGGCATGATGATCACTATCTTGGGAAGAGCTCCATTTGGCGGACCGTTGTTAGTTCGTTTCAATACAAGTTTCTTGGCTCTTCGAAACGAGGAAGCGCAATGCGCGACAGTCAGCTTGAAGTAG
- a CDS encoding methyl-accepting chemotaxis protein has translation MNSLKAWFHGLRGKLLLSAFLPVFAFVALTWIAMNGLNTLGTQLSAAYEDVMPNVEALGQMGMQRARVGYFIWAALSLKDEAKGRASFIDKTVAAFEDFKKGQNAYEKSGLLPEEEKTYQLVRNNKEEFYKLTEGIIADLKKGTPEADASVKVLMNGGRWHVLATDVQKMMEANIKFFSEMNKTNNEKQKEARAHISQLLIFISAFCCFALFGILMWIAYRVSNSVGSISNQLTEAGQQVSVAIGQLSAAGQTLSQASTESAGSLEETVASLEEMSSMVKMNSDNAKQAAALSQSSKTAAEEGQREIHHLIESMKDISQSSKKIEEIINVIDDIAFQTNLLALNASVEAARAGEQGKGFAVVAEAVRALSQRSAVAAKDISTLIKESVVQVEKGSKVADRSGEFLNNIVTSVTKVADLNNEISAASSEQTTGIHQISKAMNLLDESTQSNAASSEEIAASSEEISAQARQLQNLTVSLNEIVIGLPQESTPQSEPSLKKSPTAPMAKVLPLQSKKVAPRVEKKPHSAAATIPFDEDERAGKVGTTDGF, from the coding sequence ATGAATTCACTTAAAGCTTGGTTCCATGGACTTCGCGGAAAACTTCTTCTCTCTGCTTTTCTGCCAGTCTTCGCATTCGTTGCACTGACATGGATTGCAATGAATGGTTTGAACACTTTGGGAACACAGCTTTCAGCTGCGTATGAAGATGTGATGCCGAATGTAGAAGCTCTTGGACAAATGGGTATGCAACGTGCGCGCGTTGGTTACTTTATTTGGGCGGCACTATCATTAAAAGACGAAGCCAAGGGTCGCGCTTCATTTATTGATAAAACAGTTGCTGCGTTTGAAGACTTTAAAAAAGGTCAAAACGCTTATGAAAAATCAGGTCTTCTTCCTGAGGAAGAAAAAACATATCAATTAGTACGTAATAATAAAGAAGAGTTCTACAAACTCACTGAAGGCATCATCGCGGACCTAAAAAAGGGCACGCCTGAAGCAGATGCGAGTGTGAAAGTTCTTATGAATGGCGGCCGCTGGCACGTCCTCGCCACTGACGTACAAAAAATGATGGAAGCAAACATCAAGTTTTTCTCTGAAATGAATAAAACCAACAATGAGAAGCAAAAAGAAGCACGTGCGCACATCTCGCAATTGTTGATCTTTATCTCGGCATTCTGCTGTTTTGCTTTGTTTGGTATTTTGATGTGGATCGCTTACCGCGTTTCAAACTCTGTTGGTTCTATCTCAAATCAATTAACAGAGGCCGGCCAACAAGTTTCTGTGGCGATTGGTCAATTGTCAGCAGCGGGTCAAACTCTGTCGCAAGCTTCAACGGAGTCTGCGGGCTCACTTGAAGAAACTGTTGCATCACTTGAAGAAATGTCTTCAATGGTGAAAATGAATTCTGATAATGCGAAACAGGCTGCCGCCCTTTCTCAATCTTCGAAAACAGCGGCAGAAGAAGGTCAACGCGAGATTCATCACTTGATCGAATCGATGAAAGATATCTCTCAATCATCTAAGAAAATTGAAGAGATCATCAACGTGATCGACGATATCGCTTTCCAAACGAATCTTTTGGCTTTGAATGCCTCTGTCGAGGCCGCTCGTGCTGGTGAACAAGGTAAAGGTTTTGCCGTGGTTGCTGAAGCCGTTCGTGCTTTGTCGCAACGCTCCGCCGTTGCCGCAAAAGACATTTCAACACTTATTAAAGAAAGCGTCGTTCAGGTCGAAAAAGGTTCCAAAGTTGCTGACCGTTCGGGTGAATTCTTGAACAACATCGTGACTTCGGTGACTAAAGTAGCTGATTTGAATAACGAGATTTCTGCCGCAAGCTCTGAACAAACAACGGGCATTCATCAAATCAGCAAAGCGATGAACTTACTTGATGAAAGCACGCAGTCAAATGCCGCTTCCTCTGAAGAAATCGCAGCTTCTTCTGAAGAGATTTCAGCACAGGCAAGACAGTTGCAAAACCTGACAGTTTCATTGAATGAAATCGTTATTGGCCTGCCGCAAGAATCGACTCCACAAAGCGAGCCGAGCTTGAAAAAGTCCCCGACAGCTCCTATGGCGAAAGTCCTTCCACTTCAGTCTAAAAAAGTGGCACCGCGCGTGGAGAAAAAGCCACATTCTGCGGCCGCGACGATTCCTTTTGATGAAGACGAAAGAGCTGGCAAAGTAGGCACAACGGATGGCTTTTAA
- the rfbA gene encoding glucose-1-phosphate thymidylyltransferase RfbA produces the protein MKGIILAGGAGSRLYPMTRVMTKQLQTVYDKPMIYYPLSILMLGGIKDILLITSPDDQASFKKLLGDGSQFGVKLSYVVQEKPTGLPDAFVLGEQFIGNDDVCLILGDNLFYGDLTFFRDAIQAQKEKANGMNGRVFAYYVADPSAYGVVEFDKNTKKVKSIEEKPKQPKSNYAVPGLYLFDKTVSARAKAIKPSARGETEIVDLILSYHNEGKLGVEMMYRGLAWLDTGTPRSMLDAAAFIGAIEERQGLKVACLEEIAYRMKFITLEQLQKITSELPKCSYRTYLEKITSEEL, from the coding sequence ATGAAAGGTATTATTCTAGCCGGCGGTGCGGGCTCTCGCCTTTACCCAATGACAAGAGTCATGACCAAACAACTACAAACGGTCTATGACAAACCGATGATTTATTATCCATTGAGCATTCTGATGCTTGGTGGAATCAAAGACATTCTTCTAATCACTTCACCTGACGATCAAGCTTCGTTTAAAAAACTACTTGGCGATGGTTCACAGTTCGGCGTGAAACTTTCTTACGTTGTACAAGAAAAACCAACAGGTCTTCCCGATGCATTCGTTCTTGGCGAGCAATTTATCGGCAACGATGACGTGTGCTTGATCTTGGGTGATAATTTGTTTTATGGCGATTTGACGTTCTTCCGTGACGCCATCCAAGCACAGAAAGAGAAAGCAAACGGCATGAATGGTCGTGTGTTTGCTTACTATGTCGCAGATCCATCTGCTTACGGCGTGGTTGAGTTCGATAAAAATACTAAAAAAGTAAAATCCATCGAAGAAAAACCAAAACAGCCGAAATCCAATTATGCAGTTCCAGGTCTTTATCTTTTTGATAAAACCGTTTCAGCCCGTGCGAAAGCAATTAAACCTTCCGCTCGTGGCGAAACTGAAATTGTTGATTTGATTCTTTCATATCACAACGAAGGCAAACTCGGTGTCGAGATGATGTACCGTGGTCTTGCATGGCTTGATACGGGAACTCCCCGCTCGATGCTTGATGCTGCGGCATTCATCGGCGCCATTGAAGAGCGCCAAGGTTTGAAAGTGGCGTGCCTTGAAGAGATCGCTTACCGCATGAAATTTATCACTCTAGAACAGTTGCAAAAAATCACAAGCGAACTTCCAAAATGTTCGTACCGCACTTATCTAGAAAAAATCACTTCTGAGGAACTATGA
- a CDS encoding glycosyltransferase family 4 protein — translation MGEVRVLHCIHSLSWGGLEIYTCELIQKLQEAGIQQWVLCSAHSRVAEELKKAGVHTLPFPEKKLSKFATARLISKIVKKHKITLLHSHTRLDMWACALAKWNKPKLKHIYNLYMNATRKQDFVHRWLFSKVDALCSSSETILNDVRKNFPIASSKLHLIRYGRKVEQFHPYPKEREGLRHLYNVTDNQIVIGTLCRIDPGKGVKELVQALDGLDDSELKRLQLWIIGDPTIAGKDDKGHPIPAPPSKDLLDWVNEQRLNERLKNHLVRIPFQREYIPYIEALDVFALASYNETYSLSVLDAMMMAKPVIGTNAGGTPEQVGANERGMLVQPGSASSITEAFRFYLNNSVAIKTQGLKARQWSIQNHDWPDTLKQFTDLYSKMS, via the coding sequence ATGGGCGAAGTAAGAGTTCTTCACTGCATCCACTCCCTTTCTTGGGGTGGACTTGAAATCTACACCTGCGAGCTAATTCAAAAGCTGCAAGAGGCCGGCATCCAACAATGGGTGCTGTGTTCGGCTCACAGTCGTGTGGCTGAAGAACTAAAAAAGGCTGGCGTGCATACGTTGCCCTTTCCAGAAAAGAAACTTTCAAAATTTGCGACAGCCAGACTGATCAGCAAGATCGTCAAAAAGCACAAGATCACTTTACTGCATTCACACACACGTTTGGATATGTGGGCTTGTGCTTTAGCAAAATGGAATAAACCAAAACTTAAACATATCTATAACCTGTACATGAACGCGACCCGCAAACAGGACTTCGTTCATCGTTGGTTGTTTTCAAAAGTGGATGCTCTGTGTTCTTCTTCCGAAACGATCTTAAATGATGTGCGCAAGAACTTCCCTATTGCATCAAGCAAACTGCATCTGATTCGCTACGGTCGCAAAGTTGAACAATTCCATCCGTATCCAAAAGAGCGTGAGGGACTTCGTCATCTTTACAACGTTACTGACAACCAGATTGTGATCGGTACACTTTGCCGTATCGATCCGGGCAAAGGCGTGAAAGAACTTGTACAAGCACTTGATGGCTTGGACGATTCAGAATTAAAGCGCCTACAATTGTGGATCATTGGCGATCCAACAATCGCCGGTAAAGACGACAAGGGTCATCCGATCCCTGCTCCGCCATCAAAGGATTTATTAGACTGGGTGAACGAGCAACGCTTGAATGAGCGTCTTAAAAATCATTTGGTGCGTATTCCGTTTCAGCGTGAATACATTCCCTACATTGAAGCTTTGGATGTATTTGCCCTAGCTTCCTACAACGAGACTTATTCGTTAAGCGTTCTTGATGCCATGATGATGGCAAAACCCGTCATTGGCACAAATGCCGGCGGCACTCCAGAACAGGTGGGCGCCAATGAACGTGGTATGTTGGTGCAACCAGGCTCTGCAAGTTCGATCACTGAAGCCTTTAGATTTTATTTAAACAATTCGGTAGCGATTAAAACACAAGGCCTGAAGGCGCGTCAGTGGTCCATTCAGAACCACGATTGGCCAGATACTTTAAAACAATTTACGGATCTTTATTCTAAGATGAGCTGA
- a CDS encoding N-acetylglucosaminyltransferase, with amino-acid sequence MIYDCFAFFNELDLLEIRLNTLDSVVDRFVLVEATRTFQKKEKPLFFEQNKERFKPFLHKIEHIVVDKYPTFFSKFRVPTTWDYDDHQKEQIKQGLKNCKPDDVIIISDVDEIPRPELVTKYANTPEIKVFQQRLYYYFLNCFVKKYPEPIEYYNGYMPWQGTVMMHYKDLKTVQKARLNRGQRKNSKNLIIIPEGGWHFSYLGGVKKVIEKIEAYAHTEHNLQDFKDAKRIEEVIRKGGSLYGQELDSEFVQIDENFPKYLQNHKDKYSQLILE; translated from the coding sequence ATGATCTACGACTGTTTTGCATTCTTTAATGAGCTTGATCTTTTAGAGATCCGTTTAAATACGTTGGACTCAGTCGTGGACCGTTTTGTTTTGGTCGAGGCAACTCGTACTTTTCAGAAAAAAGAAAAACCTCTATTTTTTGAGCAAAATAAAGAACGTTTTAAACCGTTTCTTCATAAAATCGAGCACATCGTGGTCGATAAATATCCGACGTTCTTTTCAAAGTTCCGTGTTCCTACGACTTGGGATTACGACGACCACCAAAAAGAACAAATCAAGCAAGGTCTAAAAAACTGCAAGCCTGATGATGTGATTATTATTTCTGACGTTGATGAAATTCCACGTCCCGAGCTGGTTACAAAATACGCTAATACTCCGGAAATCAAAGTTTTCCAGCAGCGCTTGTATTATTATTTCCTAAACTGCTTCGTGAAAAAGTATCCAGAGCCTATCGAGTACTACAATGGTTATATGCCATGGCAGGGTACGGTGATGATGCACTATAAAGATCTTAAAACTGTGCAGAAGGCGCGTTTGAATCGCGGGCAGCGTAAGAACTCTAAGAATCTCATCATCATTCCTGAAGGTGGCTGGCATTTCAGTTATTTAGGCGGGGTGAAAAAGGTCATTGAAAAGATCGAAGCTTACGCTCATACAGAACACAACCTTCAAGACTTTAAAGATGCAAAACGTATCGAAGAAGTGATTCGTAAGGGTGGCAGTCTGTATGGCCAAGAGTTAGATTCTGAGTTCGTGCAAATCGACGAGAATTTCCCGAAGTATTTGCAGAATCACAAAGATAAATACTCTCAGCTCATCTTAGAATAA
- the rfbB gene encoding dTDP-glucose 4,6-dehydratase, with protein sequence MKQTVLLTGCAGFIGSNFVNTIAIREDVKSKYDFVIVDALTYAGRLPNIQKSLDENKNLTFVHADIRDSHKMDELFKKHQFTGVMNFAAESHVDRSIESPNIFVETNVLGTLNLLKESLALFEKNPAFRYLQVSTDEVYGTLQMEDPAFTEQTPIAPNSPYSASKASADLLVRSFFETFKLPTIITRCSNNYGPLQVEEKFIPLMIKRALANEKLPIYGTGMNIRDWIYVDDHNEGVWKAFTDGKAGEVYNFGGNSERQNLDVAKMILKHLGKPESLLNFVQDRKGHDFRYAINYSKAQKELGWTPKVNFEEQGLLRTIEYYKNLWAK encoded by the coding sequence ATGAAACAAACTGTTCTTTTAACTGGCTGTGCTGGCTTTATTGGCTCAAACTTCGTTAACACCATCGCAATCCGCGAAGATGTGAAATCTAAATACGATTTCGTCATCGTTGATGCTTTAACTTATGCAGGTCGTTTACCCAACATCCAAAAATCGTTGGATGAAAATAAAAATTTAACTTTCGTGCACGCTGACATCCGCGATTCACACAAAATGGATGAGCTTTTTAAAAAGCATCAATTCACTGGCGTGATGAACTTCGCTGCCGAATCCCACGTCGATCGTTCTATCGAAAGCCCGAACATCTTCGTTGAAACAAATGTTCTTGGCACACTGAACTTGCTGAAAGAAAGCTTGGCGCTGTTTGAAAAAAACCCTGCCTTCCGCTATCTGCAAGTCTCTACTGATGAAGTGTACGGCACATTGCAAATGGAAGATCCGGCGTTTACAGAGCAAACTCCGATCGCGCCAAACAGCCCGTACAGTGCTTCAAAAGCCAGTGCGGATCTTTTGGTTCGCTCCTTCTTTGAAACGTTTAAACTTCCAACAATCATCACTCGTTGTTCAAACAACTATGGCCCGTTACAAGTGGAAGAAAAGTTCATTCCATTGATGATCAAACGTGCGTTGGCGAATGAAAAGTTACCGATTTACGGTACAGGCATGAATATCCGTGACTGGATCTATGTCGACGATCACAATGAAGGCGTCTGGAAAGCGTTTACTGATGGCAAGGCCGGTGAAGTGTATAACTTCGGCGGCAATTCAGAACGTCAGAACCTTGATGTTGCAAAAATGATTTTGAAACACTTGGGTAAGCCTGAATCACTTCTTAACTTCGTACAAGATCGCAAAGGTCACGACTTCCGCTACGCGATCAACTATTCAAAGGCGCAAAAAGAATTGGGCTGGACTCCGAAAGTTAACTTTGAAGAACAAGGCCTTCTTCGCACGATTGAGTACTACAAAAATCTATGGGCGAAGTAA
- the rffA gene encoding dTDP-4-amino-4,6-dideoxygalactose transaminase, producing MKIPFNVPPHSSNEEKYISQAIGFRKLSGEGTFNKKCAEWFKEHLHCQMAVITPSCTSALEMAMVLADIGPGDEVILPSFTFTSTANVVALYGATPVFVDVEPGTMNIDVAAMEKAITAKTKVVMPVHYAGISCQMDKIMALSDKHGFIVIADAAQGIFASYQGKPVGSFGHMAAYSFHETKNIVCGEGGALIINDPRFVARAEIVRDKGTNRQQFLNGQVDKYTWQDKGSSYLQSELAAAFLLSQLEEGSLITARRLAHWEQYHEGFAELEKAGKLTRMKVPSDCEGNAHIYYMLLNSADERAALWSYLKEAGIQSTTHYVPLHSAPAGIRFGRVSGSMKVTDDQANRLLRMPMWADLTKEDVSFVVNKVRQFFAEK from the coding sequence ATGAAAATTCCATTCAATGTCCCTCCGCATAGCAGTAACGAAGAAAAATACATCAGCCAAGCCATTGGCTTTCGTAAGCTAAGCGGTGAAGGTACTTTCAATAAAAAATGCGCCGAGTGGTTTAAAGAACATCTGCACTGCCAAATGGCGGTCATCACTCCTTCTTGTACTTCCGCTCTTGAAATGGCGATGGTCCTTGCTGACATCGGTCCTGGCGATGAAGTCATTCTTCCCTCTTTCACATTTACATCAACAGCTAACGTGGTTGCATTGTATGGCGCAACACCGGTGTTCGTTGATGTCGAACCAGGCACAATGAACATTGATGTGGCAGCGATGGAAAAAGCGATCACTGCAAAAACTAAAGTTGTGATGCCCGTTCACTATGCCGGTATTTCTTGTCAGATGGATAAGATCATGGCGTTGTCTGATAAACATGGCTTCATCGTTATTGCGGATGCAGCCCAAGGCATCTTTGCTTCTTATCAAGGAAAGCCCGTCGGTTCTTTTGGTCACATGGCGGCTTACAGCTTCCATGAAACAAAAAACATCGTCTGCGGCGAAGGTGGAGCATTAATCATTAATGATCCACGTTTTGTCGCTCGCGCTGAAATTGTTCGCGATAAGGGAACGAATCGTCAGCAGTTCTTAAACGGCCAAGTGGATAAATACACATGGCAAGACAAAGGCTCTTCCTACCTACAATCTGAATTGGCAGCCGCATTCTTGTTGTCACAACTAGAAGAAGGATCATTGATCACGGCTCGCCGCCTGGCCCACTGGGAACAGTATCATGAAGGTTTTGCTGAGCTTGAAAAAGCCGGCAAGTTGACTCGCATGAAAGTGCCAAGTGATTGCGAAGGCAATGCGCATATTTACTATATGCTTTTAAATTCAGCCGATGAGCGCGCTGCTTTGTGGTCTTATTTGAAAGAGGCTGGCATTCAATCGACAACTCACTATGTGCCATTGCATTCCGCACCAGCAGGCATTCGTTTTGGTCGCGTCTCGGGTTCAATGAAAGTCACTGACGATCAAGCCAATCGTTTATTGCGTATGCCAATGTGGGCAGATCTAACAAAAGAAGACGTTTCTTTTGTTGTTAATAAAGTTCGTCAATTTTTCGCGGAGAAATAG
- a CDS encoding ferrous iron transporter B yields MRDSQLEVAEQSTTKSIALVGAPNSGKTTLYNWLTGSRFKTVNYPGATVEYSLGKLAGHLGEGITAMDTPGTYSLHPKSADEEVTLKAIYESPEFGTVSGIIVVIDGTQMARHLQLALQVKETGFPMIVVITMADLLRKEGIEIDMDYLRKTLGCPVLQFDGLLAGGLKEIVAEAQKVPVKSPVKKPVFWGFEILETKLQYCEKIANEALTHKTDHAQDRLNHIVKNTERIDKVLLHPTFGLVMFILIMGTLFSSIFWAAAPLMDAVDQAFSFMNAEVLKLAPDSLVTDFIANGIIASIGAAMVFVPQIFILFFGIGLLESSGYLARAATLIDRPFSALGMSGRSFVPVLSGFACAVPAIIATRNISSKRDRWITSFIIPLMACSARLPIYALLLAFLFHGQSAWKAGFALAFLYLGALIIGGIAASIVNKFIPKRDTSFFMMELPIYRKPKMRVLLRQSLTRTLSYVKRAGPPITIFAILIWAGTTFPNYHAATDTEKLQTSYAGQVGHVIEPVMAPMGVDWRVGVGLISAFAAREVFVSSMGIVFNVTDKDENTQQESMLKAMSDATNMKGEKIFTVSSVVGLIVFFMIALQCMSTFAVQIRESGSLKMAVTQLILFNAVAYLLAVGIVQGLRAFGVA; encoded by the coding sequence ATGCGCGACAGTCAGCTTGAAGTAGCAGAACAATCGACAACGAAATCCATCGCTTTAGTCGGAGCTCCGAACTCTGGCAAAACAACTTTGTACAACTGGCTCACAGGATCACGCTTTAAAACGGTGAACTATCCGGGAGCAACAGTTGAATATTCTTTGGGTAAATTGGCCGGTCATCTTGGTGAAGGCATCACGGCGATGGATACGCCCGGTACGTACTCTCTTCATCCAAAAAGTGCGGATGAAGAAGTCACATTAAAAGCCATCTATGAAAGCCCTGAATTTGGAACTGTCAGTGGGATCATCGTTGTGATCGACGGCACTCAGATGGCTCGTCATCTTCAGCTTGCCTTGCAAGTGAAAGAGACTGGTTTTCCAATGATCGTGGTTATCACGATGGCCGATCTTCTTCGCAAAGAAGGCATTGAAATCGATATGGATTACTTGCGCAAAACTTTGGGCTGCCCAGTTTTGCAATTCGACGGTTTGCTGGCTGGCGGTTTGAAAGAGATCGTTGCGGAAGCGCAAAAAGTTCCGGTGAAATCGCCGGTGAAAAAGCCAGTCTTCTGGGGTTTTGAAATTTTAGAAACAAAACTTCAATACTGCGAAAAGATCGCCAACGAAGCACTGACTCATAAAACAGATCATGCACAGGATCGCTTGAATCACATCGTTAAAAATACGGAACGCATTGATAAAGTTCTTCTTCATCCAACATTTGGTTTGGTGATGTTTATTTTGATCATGGGAACGTTGTTTTCATCTATCTTCTGGGCGGCGGCTCCGTTGATGGATGCAGTCGACCAAGCGTTTAGCTTCATGAATGCGGAAGTTTTGAAACTTGCGCCGGATTCATTGGTCACGGATTTTATCGCAAACGGTATTATCGCAAGTATTGGTGCTGCGATGGTTTTCGTGCCGCAAATCTTCATTTTGTTCTTTGGTATTGGTTTGCTTGAAAGCTCTGGCTACTTAGCGCGCGCGGCGACCTTAATTGATCGTCCGTTTTCAGCGCTGGGTATGAGTGGTCGTTCTTTCGTTCCGGTGTTGTCAGGTTTTGCTTGTGCGGTGCCAGCGATCATTGCGACTCGTAACATCTCTTCTAAACGTGATCGTTGGATTACGTCGTTTATTATTCCATTGATGGCGTGTTCAGCACGTTTGCCGATTTATGCTTTGTTGCTCGCGTTCTTGTTTCATGGACAGTCAGCATGGAAAGCAGGCTTTGCATTGGCGTTCTTGTACTTAGGCGCTTTGATCATTGGTGGTATTGCGGCAAGTATCGTGAATAAGTTTATTCCAAAACGTGATACTTCGTTCTTTATGATGGAGCTGCCAATTTATCGTAAGCCAAAGATGCGCGTGCTTCTTCGTCAATCTTTGACTCGTACTTTGTCTTACGTAAAACGTGCGGGTCCACCGATCACGATCTTTGCGATCTTGATCTGGGCAGGTACGACATTCCCGAATTATCACGCAGCGACTGACACAGAAAAACTACAAACTAGTTACGCAGGTCAAGTAGGTCACGTGATTGAGCCGGTGATGGCGCCGATGGGTGTTGACTGGCGCGTGGGTGTTGGTTTGATCTCTGCTTTTGCCGCTCGTGAAGTGTTCGTGTCGTCGATGGGGATCGTTTTCAACGTCACTGATAAAGATGAAAACACGCAACAAGAGTCGATGCTAAAAGCGATGTCGGACGCGACAAACATGAAGGGTGAAAAGATCTTCACCGTTAGCAGTGTTGTCGGTTTGATTGTGTTCTTTATGATTGCTTTGCAGTGTATGTCGACATTCGCGGTACAGATTCGCGAAAGTGGTTCACTAAAAATGGCAGTGACCCAGTTGATTCTATTTAATGCTGTTGCTTATCTTTTGGCAGTGGGCATCGTTCAAGGTCTTCGCGCTTTCGGCGTGGCCTAA